The following are from one region of the Chloracidobacterium sp. genome:
- the larC gene encoding nickel pincer cofactor biosynthesis protein LarC, producing MRTLFFDCFAGASGNMVLGALIDLGLDRELLFDRIKGLGLAGYEIEIEKVDRSGISSTHLNVVIPVEKNHRHLHHIVDIIENSNLSEGVKARSVAIFDRLAAAEARVHGISVKKVHFHEVGAMDAIIDVVGACIAFEMLGIENFACSKIHVGSGFVDMEHGRFPVPPPAVAELLVGKPIYSTDIAGELITPTGAAIISTVCDSYGVIPEMAVERTGYGAGSRIYDGFPNVLRIMIGETIADKIEQPQNRERLVILESNIDDLSPQIIGHVMDRAFELGASDCWFTPIQMKKNRPATLISILCRLELRSVLTDLLFKETSTLGIRFRDVDREALDRELVDVQTAYGQVKVKIGRHNGVIVNVMPEYDDVVRVAKENGVSLRAVHNAVSASLASRAALAAG from the coding sequence ATGCGAACACTCTTTTTCGATTGCTTTGCAGGTGCAAGCGGGAACATGGTCCTCGGTGCCCTTATAGACCTGGGTCTCGATCGTGAGTTGCTGTTCGATCGTATCAAAGGCCTCGGGCTAGCGGGTTATGAGATCGAGATCGAGAAAGTTGACCGCTCGGGGATATCATCGACACATTTGAATGTGGTCATACCAGTAGAAAAGAATCACCGGCATTTACACCATATTGTCGACATCATCGAGAATTCGAATCTTTCCGAAGGCGTTAAGGCAAGGTCGGTCGCGATCTTTGATCGGCTGGCAGCCGCCGAAGCACGGGTTCACGGCATCTCTGTTAAGAAGGTCCATTTTCATGAGGTCGGAGCAATGGATGCGATCATCGATGTTGTCGGGGCCTGTATTGCGTTCGAAATGCTGGGAATCGAGAATTTCGCGTGCTCAAAGATACACGTCGGAAGCGGGTTCGTCGATATGGAGCACGGAAGGTTTCCTGTTCCGCCGCCGGCGGTTGCCGAACTGCTTGTCGGCAAGCCGATCTACTCGACCGATATCGCAGGCGAGCTCATTACGCCTACCGGAGCTGCTATAATATCAACAGTATGTGATAGTTACGGCGTAATACCTGAGATGGCAGTTGAAAGAACGGGATACGGCGCTGGCAGCAGGATCTATGACGGATTTCCAAATGTGCTTCGGATAATGATAGGCGAGACGATCGCAGATAAGATCGAGCAGCCTCAAAACCGTGAACGTCTCGTGATCCTCGAAAGTAATATCGACGATCTTTCTCCTCAGATAATCGGTCACGTCATGGATCGCGCTTTTGAATTAGGGGCCTCTGACTGTTGGTTCACGCCGATTCAAATGAAAAAGAATCGCCCAGCAACGTTGATATCGATTCTGTGCCGCCTGGAACTCAGATCTGTGTTGACCGATCTACTGTTCAAGGAAACTTCCACGTTGGGGATCCGGTTTCGCGACGTCGATCGCGAAGCTCTCGACCGCGAGTTGGTAGACGTTCAGACGGCATACGGACAAGTGAAGGTCAAGATCGGCCGTCATAACGGCGTTATAGTAAACGTAATGCCGGAGTATGACGATGTGGTGCGGGTCGCAAAAGAAAACGGCGTTTCGCTGCGGGCCGTACACAACGCTGTCTCCGCATCGCTCGCTAGTCGAGCCGCATTGGCGGCAGGTTAA
- a CDS encoding phosphoribosylanthranilate isomerase — translation MVKVKICGITNLGDAATAARLGADMLGFNFCEKSPRFITPNAARDIIRELTASTLNIGVFVDESEDTVVKIAETTGLSGIQLHGNESPDLVSKLRARTKLFVIKALRVGPDFLPETAAEFETDAILLDAYSPSVYGGTGEMFDWKVAKTVKYRTKRLFLAGGLKPGNVADAVSLLRPFAVDVASGVESSPGIKDPKRVESFIRIAKQA, via the coding sequence ATGGTAAAGGTTAAGATCTGCGGCATCACAAATCTCGGCGACGCTGCGACGGCGGCGAGGCTCGGTGCGGACATGCTCGGTTTCAATTTCTGTGAGAAAAGCCCGAGGTTCATTACGCCCAATGCTGCCCGGGACATTATCCGGGAGTTGACGGCCTCTACACTGAACATCGGCGTATTTGTCGACGAAAGTGAGGACACTGTTGTCAAGATCGCCGAAACGACCGGCCTTAGCGGCATTCAGTTACACGGAAATGAGTCTCCTGATCTTGTATCCAAACTCAGGGCCCGGACGAAATTGTTTGTAATAAAAGCTCTTCGAGTGGGCCCGGATTTCTTGCCTGAAACCGCTGCGGAATTCGAGACAGATGCGATACTGCTGGATGCATATTCACCCTCGGTTTACGGAGGTACGGGTGAGATGTTTGATTGGAAAGTTGCGAAAACTGTGAAATACCGAACAAAGCGGCTTTTCTTGGCGGGGGGATTGAAGCCCGGAAATGTTGCCGACGCCGTTTCCCTGCTCAGGCCATTTGCCGTCGATGTTGCGAGCGGGGTTGAATCGTCGCCGGGGATAAAAGATCCGAAACGGGTCGAGTCATTCATTCGAATTGCGAAACAAGCATGA
- the trpE gene encoding anthranilate synthase component I encodes MQAFEKLPEIADKANVIAVIVTMPADLLTPLAVYLKLANEREASFLLESVEGGEALARYSFIGTDPHFTAIGNDRHVRVKDAAGERFIDIPVFDFLREHFAKYRLSEHEDLPSFAGGAIGSLGFGCSAWFEPSLRQRITSSENDAEIMFCRTIVAFDHAKQVIKIVSLVFTDEADGSESELRSMLATAGEQNAMIRRSLENDPVKLPAASKSPTKEQAISNFERADFENGVRAIKELIAAGSAYQVVLSQRFSRETSASPVAIYRAIRSLNPSPYMFLIRMNGRAIIGASPEMLVRSRGRDLEYRPIAGTRPRGKTADEDSRLADEMRADRKEVAEHLMLVDLGRNDLGRVAEYGSVKVNGLMSVERYSHVQHLVSYLSARLRKGLDRFDALAACFPAGTVSGAPKVRAIELITELEPTPRGVYSGAVGYFDYSGNMDTCIAIRTVVLENGIAHVQAGAGIVADSDPSAEYEETVNKASAQLRAIELAEDQSS; translated from the coding sequence ATGCAGGCTTTCGAAAAATTACCAGAAATTGCTGATAAGGCGAATGTGATAGCGGTGATCGTCACGATGCCGGCCGATCTGCTGACGCCGTTGGCGGTATATCTGAAACTCGCGAATGAAAGAGAAGCTTCCTTCTTGTTGGAATCGGTCGAGGGTGGCGAAGCCCTGGCGAGATATTCATTCATCGGTACCGATCCGCATTTTACGGCGATCGGCAATGACCGGCATGTAAGGGTCAAAGATGCCGCCGGTGAGCGTTTCATCGATATCCCGGTCTTCGATTTTCTGCGTGAGCATTTTGCGAAATACCGATTATCGGAGCATGAGGACCTGCCGAGTTTTGCCGGAGGTGCGATCGGTTCGCTTGGATTTGGATGCTCGGCGTGGTTCGAACCGAGCCTCCGTCAACGGATCACGTCATCAGAAAATGACGCCGAGATCATGTTTTGCCGCACGATCGTAGCATTCGATCATGCCAAGCAGGTGATCAAGATCGTTTCGCTTGTGTTTACCGACGAGGCGGACGGTTCAGAAAGTGAATTGCGGTCAATGTTAGCAACTGCGGGCGAGCAAAATGCAATGATTCGCCGATCGCTTGAAAATGATCCTGTAAAACTTCCCGCTGCTTCGAAGTCGCCGACAAAAGAACAAGCGATCTCGAATTTCGAACGTGCCGACTTTGAGAACGGCGTTCGGGCGATAAAGGAACTGATAGCGGCGGGCTCGGCATATCAGGTCGTTCTTTCTCAGAGGTTTTCTCGGGAAACGTCGGCGTCGCCGGTCGCGATCTATCGTGCGATCCGTTCATTGAATCCGTCGCCTTACATGTTTCTCATCCGAATGAACGGCAGGGCTATCATCGGTGCATCGCCTGAGATGCTTGTCCGCAGCCGTGGCCGCGACCTGGAATACCGTCCGATAGCGGGCACCAGGCCGCGCGGCAAGACGGCCGACGAGGATTCGCGGTTGGCAGACGAAATGCGAGCGGACCGCAAAGAGGTCGCCGAACACCTGATGCTGGTAGATCTCGGCCGAAACGATCTTGGACGAGTTGCCGAATACGGAAGTGTAAAGGTCAACGGCCTGATGAGTGTTGAGAGATATTCGCACGTCCAGCATCTGGTCAGCTATCTATCAGCGCGGCTTCGAAAAGGGCTTGACCGGTTCGACGCTCTTGCGGCCTGCTTCCCTGCCGGCACAGTGTCGGGAGCACCCAAAGTCAGGGCGATAGAGTTGATCACCGAACTTGAACCGACGCCGCGAGGCGTATATTCGGGCGCGGTCGGCTATTTCGATTATTCCGGAAACATGGACACATGCATCGCGATCAGAACCGTCGTACTCGAAAACGGGATAGCTCATGTCCAGGCCGGTGCGGGCATCGTTGCCGACTCCGACCCGTCGGCCGAATATGAAGAAACGGTCAACAAGGCGTCAGCACAGTTGCGGGCGATCGAACTCGCGGAGGATCAATCGTCATGA
- the trpB gene encoding tryptophan synthase subunit beta, translated as MTIYEPNDRGYWGEFGGRFVPETLVAPLDELTESFFAYRDDAAFRAEFDELLRDFVGRPTPLYFAERLTEVLGGARVYLKREDLNHTGAHKINNCIGQILLARRMGKTRIVAETGAGQHGVATATVCAHFGLACVVYMGTEDMRRQELNVFRMRLLGAEVRGVDSGSRTLKDAINEALRDWVTNVADTYYLLGSALGPHPYPLMVREFQSIIGQEARQQILEKEDRLPDLLVACVGGGSNSIGLFHDFLDDDVRMIGVEAGGQGSGLGEHAARFLNGSAVGILQGTKSYLLQDDSGQIARTHSVSAGLDYASVGPEHAFLHNEGRVEYVTASDVEALAAFRNLSETEGIIPALESAHAIAYVMKVAGAMDRNQIIICNLSGRGDKDVNTVAALSARKREK; from the coding sequence ATGACCATTTACGAACCAAACGATCGAGGTTATTGGGGTGAGTTCGGCGGGCGATTTGTTCCGGAAACGCTGGTCGCACCGCTTGATGAGCTGACCGAGTCCTTTTTTGCATACCGCGATGATGCCGCCTTTCGCGCTGAATTTGATGAACTGCTCAGAGATTTTGTCGGCAGGCCGACACCTCTATATTTCGCTGAACGGTTGACCGAGGTCCTGGGCGGTGCTCGGGTCTACCTGAAACGTGAGGATCTGAACCACACGGGCGCCCACAAGATAAATAACTGCATCGGTCAGATACTTCTGGCACGACGGATGGGCAAAACGCGGATCGTCGCAGAGACCGGCGCTGGCCAGCACGGCGTTGCCACGGCGACGGTCTGTGCCCATTTTGGGCTTGCTTGTGTCGTTTATATGGGCACTGAAGACATGCGTCGGCAGGAACTGAATGTCTTTCGCATGCGCTTGCTCGGAGCCGAGGTCCGAGGGGTTGATTCAGGATCAAGGACGCTGAAGGATGCTATCAACGAGGCACTTCGAGATTGGGTCACCAATGTCGCCGACACATATTACTTGCTCGGTTCGGCACTCGGCCCGCATCCGTATCCGTTAATGGTCCGTGAATTTCAGAGCATTATTGGCCAAGAGGCACGTCAGCAGATCCTCGAAAAAGAAGACCGGCTCCCTGATCTGCTCGTTGCGTGTGTTGGCGGCGGTTCGAATTCGATCGGACTGTTCCACGATTTCCTCGACGACGATGTACGCATGATCGGTGTCGAGGCCGGCGGCCAGGGCAGCGGTTTAGGTGAACACGCCGCCAGATTCCTGAATGGCTCTGCTGTCGGTATTTTGCAGGGAACGAAAAGCTACCTGCTTCAGGACGATTCCGGCCAGATCGCCCGGACGCATTCGGTTTCGGCAGGGCTCGATTACGCCTCCGTCGGACCGGAACATGCATTTCTTCACAACGAAGGCCGCGTCGAGTACGTAACGGCTTCAGACGTCGAAGCACTCGCGGCGTTTAGAAACTTATCAGAGACCGAGGGGATAATTCCTGCCCTCGAATCGGCGCATGCGATCGCTTACGTTATGAAGGTCGCGGGCGCCATGGATCGTAACCAGATAATCATATGCAATCTTTCAGGTCGCGGCGACAAGGATGTCAATACGGTGGCCGCGTTATCCGCGCGTAAGCGCGAAAAATGA
- the trpD gene encoding anthranilate phosphoribosyltransferase produces the protein MSSILKHQFTEFRSGRDLGPDDAEEFLDALINDTDEALLANVFRAWNEKGIAEDEIYSVAKILRSRMKAIHSRHELFVDIVGTGGSKAKTFNVSTAASFVVAGTGIAVAKHGNKAATSNTGSTDVLSELGIDPTVGPDVAEMCLNEIGIAFMFAPNFHRLSQTLAKVRRGLGFPTIFNCVGPLCNPASAPHQLIGVWNKELVTKMANALARLGTKRSWIVHGDDGLDEISINGRTMVVEVEGRTVREFTIEPEHFGIAPAGLRDLRSNDAVHSGKTIRNVLIGKPDSSAAKDIVLVNAAAAIHIATENSDLKASMTVAAEAVNVGKALRKLEELASAIPV, from the coding sequence ATGAGTTCGATATTGAAGCACCAATTCACAGAGTTTCGTTCTGGCCGCGACCTCGGCCCCGACGACGCCGAGGAGTTCCTCGACGCTTTGATCAACGATACCGATGAGGCCTTGCTTGCAAATGTCTTTCGCGCCTGGAACGAAAAAGGCATTGCTGAAGACGAGATCTATTCGGTCGCAAAAATACTTCGATCCCGAATGAAAGCGATACATTCGAGACACGAGCTATTTGTCGATATTGTCGGGACAGGAGGCAGTAAGGCCAAGACCTTCAACGTATCAACCGCCGCGTCATTTGTCGTTGCGGGAACGGGCATCGCAGTCGCAAAACACGGCAACAAGGCTGCGACCAGCAATACGGGAAGCACCGATGTACTCTCGGAACTTGGCATAGATCCGACTGTCGGGCCGGACGTCGCGGAAATGTGTCTCAATGAGATCGGTATCGCCTTCATGTTCGCGCCCAACTTTCACCGGCTCTCACAAACGCTCGCAAAGGTCCGACGAGGACTCGGCTTCCCGACCATTTTTAATTGTGTCGGGCCGCTATGTAACCCGGCTTCCGCACCCCATCAATTGATCGGTGTCTGGAACAAAGAGCTGGTGACGAAAATGGCGAACGCACTTGCCCGCCTCGGGACAAAAAGGTCGTGGATAGTCCACGGCGACGACGGCCTTGACGAGATATCGATCAACGGCCGAACGATGGTCGTCGAAGTGGAAGGACGAACGGTGCGCGAGTTTACTATCGAACCGGAACATTTCGGCATCGCTCCGGCAGGTCTACGGGATCTCCGATCGAATGACGCGGTGCACAGCGGGAAAACCATACGAAATGTCCTGATCGGAAAACCGGATTCCTCGGCAGCGAAAGACATTGTCCTCGTAAATGCAGCCGCGGCAATTCATATCGCGACCGAAAATAGCGATCTCAAGGCTTCGATGACGGTTGCGGCCGAGGCCGTAAATGTTGGAAAGGCTCTTCGGAAACTTGAAGAACTCGCTTCGGCAATACCCGTATGA
- a CDS encoding tryptophan synthase subunit alpha — translation MNRITKRFEMLQARGRKGFIPFITAGDPDLATSTQIVLTLAGMGADIIELGVPFTDPMADGPTIQASSTRALGNGVTLKDILAMVREIRETCETPIVLFSYFNPIFRFGIERLAIDAAATGIDGVLVTDAVDDEASEIGQTLHEHGIDLISLIAPTTSDDRLRSIGERARGFLYAVSRAGVTGAQKETGESAETLVKRARRFTDLPIAVGFGISTRSQIEEVWKYADAAVVGSAIVAEIERSIATGNTVETIRDFIGGLLPQVAKDAAES, via the coding sequence ATGAACCGAATAACCAAGAGATTTGAAATGTTGCAAGCACGCGGGCGAAAGGGATTTATTCCCTTTATCACTGCGGGCGACCCGGACCTCGCCACTTCGACGCAGATCGTGTTGACGCTGGCCGGAATGGGGGCCGATATCATCGAACTCGGAGTTCCATTTACCGACCCGATGGCCGACGGGCCGACCATACAGGCCTCATCGACGCGAGCGCTCGGGAACGGCGTAACGCTTAAGGATATTCTGGCGATGGTCCGAGAGATCCGGGAGACGTGCGAAACGCCGATCGTACTTTTTAGTTATTTCAACCCAATTTTCCGTTTTGGTATTGAAAGGCTCGCTATCGACGCCGCGGCGACGGGGATCGACGGCGTCCTCGTCACGGACGCTGTGGACGACGAGGCGTCCGAGATCGGACAAACACTGCACGAACACGGAATTGATCTAATTTCTTTGATCGCACCGACCACCAGTGATGATCGACTTCGTTCGATCGGCGAGCGCGCGCGTGGCTTTCTTTACGCGGTTTCGCGTGCGGGTGTTACCGGAGCACAGAAAGAAACAGGCGAATCGGCAGAGACGCTCGTGAAGCGGGCACGACGATTCACTGACCTTCCGATCGCGGTTGGGTTCGGCATCTCGACGCGGAGCCAGATCGAGGAGGTGTGGAAATATGCCGACGCTGCCGTCGTCGGATCGGCGATCGTCGCCGAGATCGAGAGATCGATAGCGACCGGAAATACGGTGGAAACTATACGTGATTTTATCGGGGGCTTATTGCCGCAGGTTGCAAAAGACGCCGCTGAATCCTAG
- the argS gene encoding arginine--tRNA ligase, with protein sequence MTITELQNRLRNKVREIADKRFNISLDHIASETPPNTSLGDVAFPVAFELAKLIKQATGEKQNPRSIAEAIKGELEEFDFVDRVEIAGPGYLNVYYDRSFFFADAVSSEVLPRLGIPDKNAPKVCVEHTSVNPNKAAHIGHVRNSVLGDTFVRILKASGKRVEVQNYIDNTGVQVADVVVGFVYLENRDLNSIKALDEELTSKGISFDRYCWDLYAKVGHEYQVDEELKSRRAEILHLIEEGGNETAELADFVATRNVECILKTMERFDIRYDVLPRESEILHLHFWDKAFEQMKALGAIHLETEGKNAGCWVMPFEEHTGTDEHESDKILVRSNGTVTYTGKDVAYQMWKLGVLGMDFYYKPFHKYANGHEVWITTANKAEAVGGAPEFGHGIKVYNVIDTRQSYPQEIVKKGVASIHPEIGESGSVHLSYEMVALSPAAAEELGFEVSDDDRSKPFIEMSGRKGLGVKADDLLTRLEENALAEVESRHPDAESTEKKHIAHQIAVGALRYFLLKFTRTTVIVFDFDEALSFEGETGCFCQYSAVRANSIFRKITDRGESIDEIKKALGDRNRVAEIFAAADGDDIWSMLMLASRLDETIQQAANVNEPSILAKYTFSLAKAFNLFYHHHKILPEPDVVRRAVLISVADTVRRSLTAALNTLGIEVPEKM encoded by the coding sequence ATGACGATCACCGAGCTGCAAAACCGTTTACGAAACAAAGTGCGTGAGATCGCCGACAAGCGGTTCAACATATCTTTAGATCACATCGCCTCCGAAACTCCGCCGAATACCAGCCTTGGTGACGTCGCATTTCCGGTCGCATTCGAACTCGCTAAGCTGATCAAACAGGCGACCGGCGAGAAACAAAACCCGCGGTCGATCGCTGAGGCGATAAAGGGCGAGCTGGAGGAGTTCGATTTTGTCGATCGGGTCGAGATCGCAGGCCCGGGATATCTGAACGTATACTACGATCGATCGTTCTTTTTCGCGGATGCGGTGAGCTCGGAGGTCCTTCCCCGTCTCGGTATTCCAGACAAGAACGCTCCGAAGGTTTGTGTCGAGCACACCTCAGTTAATCCAAACAAAGCGGCGCACATCGGCCACGTGCGAAACTCGGTTTTGGGGGATACTTTCGTTCGCATTCTCAAGGCGAGCGGTAAACGGGTCGAGGTCCAGAACTACATCGACAACACGGGAGTTCAGGTCGCCGATGTTGTCGTCGGCTTCGTTTACCTCGAGAACCGGGATCTGAATTCGATCAAGGCCCTGGATGAAGAGCTAACATCGAAAGGTATTTCGTTTGATCGCTATTGCTGGGATCTTTATGCAAAGGTCGGCCATGAATATCAAGTAGATGAGGAACTTAAGTCGCGACGTGCAGAGATCCTGCACCTCATCGAGGAAGGCGGGAATGAAACAGCTGAGCTTGCCGACTTTGTCGCGACCCGCAACGTCGAATGCATCCTGAAAACGATGGAGCGTTTCGACATCCGGTATGACGTTCTGCCGCGGGAATCAGAGATACTTCATCTTCATTTCTGGGATAAGGCTTTCGAACAAATGAAAGCACTCGGAGCAATTCATCTTGAGACCGAGGGGAAAAATGCCGGCTGTTGGGTAATGCCGTTCGAGGAACACACTGGCACCGACGAGCACGAGTCCGACAAGATCCTGGTCCGCTCTAACGGCACGGTCACCTATACCGGCAAAGACGTCGCATATCAGATGTGGAAGCTTGGCGTGCTTGGGATGGATTTTTACTACAAGCCGTTTCACAAATATGCCAACGGACACGAAGTCTGGATAACCACGGCCAATAAGGCAGAAGCGGTTGGCGGAGCTCCTGAGTTCGGTCATGGCATTAAGGTCTATAACGTCATTGATACGCGGCAGTCGTACCCGCAGGAGATCGTTAAGAAAGGCGTTGCTTCGATACATCCTGAGATAGGTGAGAGCGGCAGCGTCCATCTTTCTTATGAAATGGTCGCCCTTTCACCTGCGGCAGCCGAAGAATTGGGTTTTGAGGTCAGCGACGATGATCGATCGAAGCCCTTCATCGAAATGAGCGGCCGTAAAGGGCTCGGTGTAAAGGCAGATGATCTGCTGACCCGTCTCGAAGAGAATGCTCTCGCCGAGGTCGAATCGCGGCACCCTGACGCAGAGTCGACCGAAAAGAAGCATATCGCTCATCAGATCGCCGTTGGAGCGCTCCGTTATTTCCTTTTGAAGTTCACCCGGACCACGGTCATCGTCTTCGACTTTGATGAGGCCCTTTCATTTGAGGGCGAGACCGGGTGTTTCTGTCAGTATTCGGCCGTTCGTGCAAATTCGATATTTCGAAAGATCACCGACCGGGGCGAATCGATCGATGAGATAAAGAAAGCACTCGGTGATCGTAATAGGGTGGCAGAGATCTTCGCGGCTGCGGATGGCGACGACATCTGGTCGATGCTCATGCTCGCATCGCGGCTCGATGAGACGATCCAGCAAGCAGCCAACGTCAACGAACCGTCGATCCTGGCAAAATATACGTTCAGTCTGGCGAAAGCATTCAATCTTTTCTATCACCATCACAAGATCCTTCCCGAGCCGGATGTGGTCAGGCGGGCAGTGCTTATTTCGGTTGCTGACACGGTGAGGCGTTCGCTGACCGCCGCTCTGAACACACTCGGGATCGAAGTTCCCGAGAAGATGTGA
- the trpC gene encoding indole-3-glycerol phosphate synthase TrpC, whose protein sequence is MKGTILEKIVATRRLRVEAAKAAADVGSLTEIAKRTRSGAIQRRFASSLSDRSLINTIAEFKRASPSKGDINNMADPAEMARAYSDGGASAISVLTEEDHFGGSLDDLIRVRAAVDLPILRKDFIFDEFQIVEAAAAGADAILLIASMLNDTEIARLRSLAEDKFGLDALIEVHSFAELERAERAGAGLIGVNNRDLHSFDVSLDVSRDLIKHAPSNAIMVAESGLRTHEDLIELQRHGYSGFLIGESLMRSSDPAAELRKLNGKG, encoded by the coding sequence ATGAAAGGGACCATACTCGAAAAGATCGTCGCAACAAGGCGTCTCCGTGTCGAAGCGGCGAAGGCGGCTGCCGATGTCGGATCGTTGACCGAGATCGCAAAACGGACGAGGTCGGGCGCGATCCAAAGGCGTTTCGCCAGTTCCCTGAGCGATCGGTCTTTGATCAACACGATCGCCGAGTTCAAAAGGGCCTCACCGTCAAAAGGCGACATCAACAACATGGCCGATCCCGCCGAGATGGCAAGGGCTTATTCGGACGGAGGAGCAAGCGCGATATCGGTCCTGACCGAGGAGGATCATTTTGGCGGGTCGCTCGACGACCTTATACGTGTGCGAGCAGCCGTCGATCTGCCGATATTGCGCAAGGATTTCATCTTCGACGAATTTCAGATCGTCGAAGCGGCGGCGGCCGGTGCCGACGCGATACTGCTCATAGCGTCGATGTTAAACGACACAGAGATCGCGAGATTGCGAAGCCTTGCCGAAGACAAGTTTGGGCTTGACGCACTTATCGAGGTCCACTCTTTCGCGGAGCTTGAACGCGCCGAAAGAGCCGGAGCCGGACTTATCGGCGTTAACAATCGTGACCTTCATTCGTTCGACGTGTCGCTAGACGTATCGCGTGACCTGATAAAGCACGCCCCGTCGAATGCGATAATGGTCGCTGAGAGCGGCCTTCGGACACACGAGGACCTGATCGAACTTCAGCGACACGGCTATTCGGGTTTTCTCATTGGCGAATCACTGATGCGGAGCAGCGACCCGGCGGCTGAGCTCCGTAAACTAAATGGTAAAGGTTAA
- the aroF gene encoding 3-deoxy-7-phosphoheptulonate synthase: MLIVMKPDATQSDIDRVVQVIEKLGFRGHPMPGESRTAIGITGNRGSVDPTHFENLPGVAEAIRVTKPYKLISNDLKLGRSTIKVGNASIGGGHLAVIAGPCAVESADQVFRVAEVVAASGAKFFRGGAFKPRTSPYAFQGKGEEGLKILAEVRDRYGLNIVTEAMDEHGIDLVEKYGDCIQIGARNMQNFALLKYAGKTRKPILLKRGLSATLDEFLLAAEYIMSEGNYDVILCERGIRTFADHARNTLDLSIIPAVQRLSHLPIIVDPSHGTGHNYMVQPMALAGVAAGADGLIIEVHPCPEEALCDGAQALTPLQYEELSRMVQSLHESIHHSESVQMSA; this comes from the coding sequence ATGTTAATCGTAATGAAGCCAGACGCGACCCAATCCGATATCGATCGGGTCGTGCAGGTCATTGAAAAACTCGGCTTTCGCGGTCACCCAATGCCGGGCGAGAGCCGCACCGCGATCGGGATCACCGGCAATCGAGGCTCGGTCGATCCGACGCACTTTGAGAATCTTCCCGGCGTCGCAGAGGCCATCAGGGTCACGAAACCGTACAAGCTGATCTCGAACGACCTTAAGCTTGGACGATCAACGATCAAGGTTGGGAACGCTTCGATCGGAGGCGGCCATCTTGCAGTTATCGCCGGCCCGTGTGCCGTCGAAAGCGCTGATCAGGTCTTTCGGGTCGCCGAGGTCGTTGCTGCAAGCGGTGCCAAGTTCTTTCGCGGCGGGGCGTTCAAACCGCGAACTTCGCCGTATGCTTTTCAAGGCAAGGGCGAGGAAGGCCTAAAGATCCTTGCGGAAGTTCGCGATCGATATGGCCTGAACATCGTCACAGAAGCAATGGACGAGCATGGTATCGACCTCGTCGAAAAATACGGCGACTGTATACAGATCGGAGCACGGAATATGCAGAATTTCGCGCTCCTGAAATACGCCGGTAAAACGAGAAAGCCAATTTTGTTGAAACGCGGCCTCTCCGCAACGCTTGACGAATTCCTGCTCGCCGCCGAATACATCATGTCGGAAGGTAATTACGATGTCATCCTCTGCGAACGAGGCATACGAACGTTCGCCGACCATGCCCGCAACACTCTTGACCTATCGATAATCCCGGCCGTCCAGCGTCTTTCGCATTTACCGATCATCGTCGACCCTTCGCATGGAACGGGACATAATTATATGGTGCAGCCGATGGCCCTTGCCGGTGTTGCGGCCGGAGCCGACGGACTGATCATCGAGGTCCATCCATGCCCGGAGGAAGCTCTGTGTGACGGAGCACAGGCACTGACCCCGCTCCAGTACGAGGAATTATCAAGGATGGTTCAATCGCTTCACGAATCGATCCACCATAGTGAATCGGTCCAGATGTCGGCCTGA